In Paenibacillus ihbetae, the following are encoded in one genomic region:
- a CDS encoding NUDIX hydrolase has translation MKYQGKYLFLHNKWRKNWELPGGIIEPGENAQQCVIRELFEETNLNIDSVEFKGLMKFRLQPSFHGAERT, from the coding sequence GTGAAGTACCAAGGAAAGTACCTTTTCTTGCATAATAAGTGGAGAAAGAACTGGGAACTGCCAGGAGGTATTATTGAACCGGGAGAGAATGCTCAACAATGTGTAATTAGAGAATTATTTGAAGAAACCAATCTAAATATTGATTCGGTTGAGTTCAAGGGACTAATGAAGTTTAGACTTCAGCCAAGTTTTCATGGAGCTGAACGAACATAA
- a CDS encoding hydroxypyruvate isomerase family protein → MKFSVCIDSVFRDMDMQEALSLVKSSGFDAFEFWNWRQKDINLMANVMKRLDLSVSTFCTDGGTLVDRESHKDFLQGLKESISVAKKLGCSTLITQTGNERTGIPRERQIESVVMGLRLAAPIAEEAGITLLLEPLNTAVDHPGYLLTSSSEAFDIIEQVSSDHVKVLFDIYHQQITEGNIISSMLGNLQSIGHLHAAGCPGRNELQFGEVHYANVIQALRSAGYSNYFGLEFFPSVDPAQGLVFAKSLMDS, encoded by the coding sequence ATGAAGTTCTCAGTTTGCATTGATTCCGTATTTCGGGATATGGACATGCAAGAGGCACTGTCACTCGTAAAATCTTCGGGTTTTGACGCATTCGAGTTTTGGAATTGGAGACAAAAAGACATAAATCTGATGGCGAACGTAATGAAAAGACTAGATCTTTCGGTCTCAACTTTTTGTACGGATGGCGGCACCTTGGTCGATCGGGAATCGCATAAGGATTTCTTGCAAGGTCTCAAGGAATCAATTAGTGTGGCTAAGAAACTTGGCTGCAGCACGTTGATAACCCAAACTGGCAATGAACGGACGGGTATTCCGCGTGAACGTCAAATCGAATCCGTAGTAATGGGGTTACGATTGGCAGCTCCGATAGCAGAGGAAGCTGGAATTACACTTCTTTTAGAGCCTCTCAACACGGCAGTGGATCATCCTGGATATCTCTTAACCAGTTCTAGCGAGGCATTCGACATTATCGAACAAGTCAGTAGCGATCATGTGAAAGTGTTGTTCGATATTTATCACCAACAGATCACAGAAGGGAATATAATCAGTTCTATGCTGGGCAATCTTCAAAGTATTGGCCATTTACATGCTGCCGGTTGCCCGGGGCGCAATGAGTTGCAATTTGGTGAAGTCCATTATGCTAACGTAATTCAAGCATTGCGCAGTGCGGGGTATTCGAACTATTTCGGTTTAGAGTTTTTTCCTTCCGTTGATCCTGCACAAGGATTAGTCTTCGCCAAGAGTTTGATGGATTCATAG
- a CDS encoding helix-turn-helix transcriptional regulator, with the protein MLFGVTLLRINHFVPNPRFERFLCYPESFGHYIDETEHHENRPNGLTTYNWHLVRAGKGYVWTGEEFVELRSGSGFLYGPGVPQRYYADRIDPWDIRWIHFTGRGLGSLLQGRGERDVWIFSWEGVARLDQLWSELLDCSMPPFQEGSARLSAITYEMVALLVQHAEAIKGIPKPGMRDRLAEAAEWILSHCHESLTLEQMASQANCSPSHFSRQFRRLNGKTPIEYLTECRILKSKALLVSSNMTVKQIAEYSGFSNSTYFIQCFRKSEGMTPEQFRIMRGIGSN; encoded by the coding sequence ATGCTATTCGGGGTGACATTATTGCGGATAAATCACTTTGTTCCGAACCCGCGATTCGAACGCTTTCTCTGTTATCCAGAATCATTCGGTCACTATATCGATGAGACAGAACACCATGAGAATAGACCCAACGGATTAACAACCTATAACTGGCATCTCGTTCGCGCAGGCAAGGGATACGTGTGGACCGGAGAGGAATTCGTGGAACTTCGAAGCGGCTCTGGGTTTCTTTATGGGCCCGGCGTTCCGCAACGATATTACGCTGACCGTATCGACCCATGGGATATCAGATGGATTCATTTTACAGGGCGCGGACTAGGCTCACTTCTCCAGGGGCGTGGGGAGCGAGACGTTTGGATCTTCTCGTGGGAAGGTGTTGCGCGACTTGACCAGCTTTGGTCAGAATTGCTAGACTGCAGCATGCCACCGTTTCAAGAGGGATCAGCGAGATTATCAGCCATCACTTATGAGATGGTCGCCTTACTCGTCCAGCATGCAGAAGCTATCAAGGGCATCCCTAAACCAGGGATGCGAGACAGGCTAGCCGAGGCGGCGGAGTGGATACTCTCCCACTGCCATGAGTCGCTCACGCTAGAGCAGATGGCGTCGCAGGCGAATTGTAGTCCTTCACATTTCAGCAGACAGTTCCGCCGCTTAAATGGAAAGACTCCGATTGAGTATTTAACAGAATGTCGTATTCTCAAATCCAAAGCCCTACTGGTATCTTCAAATATGACAGTGAAGCAAATTGCGGAGTACAGCGGTTTTTCAAACAGCACGTACTTCATACAGTGCTTCCGAAAGTCTGAGGGGATGACTCCTGAACAATTCAGAATAATGCGAGGTATAGGCAGCAACTAA
- a CDS encoding beta-galactosidase, which produces MRMGVDYYPEHWDRSMWEEDAKLMQETGVSLIRVAEFAWSRLEPTEGNYDFTWLDDAIDTFATHGIQVVIGTPTCTPPNWLVNAYPDVLPQDEKLHPRYPGIRGHRCYNSPSMRHYSALIVERLALHYANNPAVIGWQTDNEFSLNECNCEHCNSRFRMWLQDKYDSIESINAAWGTVVWSGEYSDWSQITTPLGGTNHKNPSYVLDYKRFETDSVVEFQQLQLNILRKHCPNHFVTHNIWSYPMSLDYYKLCENLDFVSLDYYPSTSPEKAESSGYSGALTLDLARGIKRQNFWIMETISGPPGCWMPMWRTPHPGFIRAFAWQSIARGAGTLVHFRWRSAPSGAEQFWHGLIDHSNVPGRRFEEYRGLCDEVRKLAPLLEGTEVQGEVAILHSHDQYNAFQIQHQVEGMDYFDNLKTIHRAFTKLGIMTDVLNETDDLSGYKLIVAPSLFLLDPEIASRLETCVKNGATLVLMPRTGVKNQNNVCWIQPLPGPLSNAAGVTVAEYDPIGRDVHNIRWQNKAYSCSQWCDILSPKGAEAVAWYEDDFFAGETAATVHKFGEGKVYYLGTVPEEAFYLDFFRDVADNSGLHFIPDLPEGIQISTRVKGSTRYLFLMNLTRKQQTMLLDGTFRSLLGSREIGPALTMAPYAVEIVELPQKNV; this is translated from the coding sequence ATGAGAATGGGTGTGGATTACTATCCGGAGCATTGGGACCGCTCTATGTGGGAAGAAGATGCTAAGCTCATGCAAGAGACAGGCGTAAGTTTGATTCGGGTAGCCGAATTCGCCTGGTCACGACTTGAACCGACTGAAGGCAACTATGATTTCACTTGGCTTGATGATGCAATAGATACGTTTGCAACACATGGTATCCAAGTGGTCATCGGAACGCCGACCTGCACGCCGCCGAATTGGCTCGTGAATGCGTATCCCGATGTGCTACCACAAGACGAAAAGCTGCATCCACGTTATCCGGGAATTCGGGGGCACCGTTGTTATAACAGTCCTTCCATGAGACACTATTCGGCATTAATTGTGGAAAGGCTTGCTCTTCACTATGCGAATAATCCAGCTGTTATTGGTTGGCAGACTGATAATGAGTTTAGTCTGAATGAATGCAACTGCGAGCATTGCAATTCGCGGTTCCGGATGTGGCTTCAGGATAAGTATGATTCGATCGAATCCATCAACGCGGCGTGGGGTACCGTCGTGTGGAGCGGGGAGTACAGCGATTGGTCGCAAATAACAACTCCGCTTGGGGGAACCAATCATAAGAACCCATCCTATGTATTGGATTACAAACGTTTCGAGACTGATTCCGTAGTCGAATTCCAACAGCTGCAATTGAACATTTTGAGGAAGCATTGTCCAAATCATTTTGTTACGCATAACATCTGGAGTTATCCGATGTCGCTGGATTATTACAAACTTTGCGAGAATCTAGATTTCGTTTCTCTCGACTATTACCCGAGCACAAGTCCGGAGAAAGCGGAGTCGAGCGGATACAGCGGAGCACTTACATTGGATTTAGCCCGTGGAATTAAACGGCAGAATTTCTGGATCATGGAGACAATTAGTGGCCCGCCGGGGTGCTGGATGCCGATGTGGCGTACGCCTCATCCTGGATTTATCCGTGCCTTTGCTTGGCAGAGCATCGCACGTGGCGCAGGTACACTCGTACACTTCCGTTGGCGAAGCGCTCCATCTGGAGCAGAGCAATTCTGGCACGGGCTTATCGATCACAGTAACGTGCCCGGCAGGAGATTCGAGGAATACCGCGGGTTGTGCGATGAAGTCCGGAAGCTTGCTCCGCTGTTGGAAGGGACGGAAGTGCAGGGCGAAGTGGCCATTCTTCATTCGCACGATCAATATAACGCGTTTCAGATTCAACACCAGGTAGAAGGTATGGATTATTTCGATAATCTGAAAACGATCCATCGTGCCTTCACTAAGCTCGGCATCATGACGGATGTACTAAACGAGACAGATGATCTGAGCGGATATAAGTTAATTGTGGCTCCTTCGCTCTTCCTGCTCGACCCAGAGATTGCGTCTCGTTTAGAGACTTGCGTCAAGAACGGAGCTACGCTGGTATTGATGCCTCGAACGGGCGTGAAGAACCAGAATAACGTATGCTGGATCCAACCGTTGCCCGGACCGCTTTCCAATGCGGCGGGGGTCACTGTAGCTGAGTATGACCCGATAGGGAGGGATGTACACAACATCCGCTGGCAGAATAAAGCTTACTCCTGCAGCCAATGGTGCGATATCCTATCACCTAAAGGTGCTGAGGCAGTGGCATGGTATGAAGACGATTTCTTCGCAGGTGAGACAGCCGCGACTGTTCATAAATTTGGCGAGGGCAAGGTTTACTATTTGGGAACGGTTCCCGAGGAGGCATTCTATTTGGACTTCTTTCGGGATGTAGCAGATAATTCGGGCCTGCACTTTATCCCTGACTTGCCAGAAGGTATTCAGATTTCGACACGTGTGAAAGGGTCTACGAGATATTTGTTCCTAATGAATCTTACGCGTAAGCAACAGACCATGCTGCTTGATGGTACGTTTCGAAGTCTTCTCGGCAGTAGAGAGATCGGCCCAGCACTAACGATGGCTCCTTATGCGGTCGAAATCGTAGAACTTCCCCAGAAAAATGTATAG
- a CDS encoding alpha/beta fold hydrolase, giving the protein MNERLIKVNGIEICTDSFGLQGNPAILLIMGAQSSMIWWEEEFCRRLADTGRFVIRYDNRDVGRSTTYEPGQPGYTFEDMADDAVRVLDAYKIQQAHIVGLSMGGMLTQMIALRHPERVLTITLLSTSNFAPDLPPMEERIMDFFSNVGAIDWNNEQSVVEFAIDRSRILVGSKHPLDEKKVYHLAQEEIKRSKNIASIHNHGMLTGGESYLSRTGEINVPALVIHGTEDPIIPYEHGKNLAKEIPGAVLLTLEGTGHELHYGDWDIIIDSISNHTAIPNQFS; this is encoded by the coding sequence ATGAACGAACGATTAATAAAAGTAAATGGGATTGAAATATGTACCGACAGTTTCGGACTACAAGGTAACCCGGCAATATTACTGATTATGGGTGCCCAATCCTCAATGATTTGGTGGGAAGAAGAATTTTGCCGGCGCCTGGCAGATACAGGACGATTTGTCATTCGTTATGATAACCGCGATGTAGGACGTTCAACAACTTACGAACCTGGTCAACCGGGCTATACTTTCGAAGATATGGCAGATGATGCTGTTCGAGTATTGGATGCTTATAAAATTCAGCAGGCACACATCGTAGGCTTGTCCATGGGTGGTATGCTGACTCAAATGATAGCTCTGCGGCATCCAGAAAGAGTTTTAACCATTACCCTCTTATCAACGTCCAATTTTGCTCCGGATCTCCCCCCGATGGAGGAAAGGATTATGGATTTTTTCTCGAATGTGGGGGCAATAGATTGGAATAATGAACAATCGGTAGTCGAATTTGCAATAGATAGATCAAGAATCCTAGTGGGTTCAAAGCATCCTCTTGATGAGAAAAAAGTTTATCATTTGGCACAAGAAGAAATAAAAAGAAGCAAAAATATTGCCAGCATCCATAATCATGGCATGCTCACAGGTGGAGAATCCTATTTGTCTAGGACGGGTGAAATAAACGTGCCCGCTTTGGTTATACATGGCACTGAAGATCCGATTATCCCTTATGAACATGGAAAAAATCTTGCTAAAGAAATTCCAGGTGCGGTTTTATTGACATTGGAAGGTACTGGACATGAGCTTCACTATGGCGACTGGGATATAATAATCGATTCTATTTCAAATCACACTGCGATACCAAATCAGTTCAGCTAA
- a CDS encoding phosphotransferase, which translates to MSNHENEVILTGGNVSKVYRSGDTVRRESKPDSYKIHKLLKHLENKGFSYAPKFLGIDEKGREILSFIEGEAGIYPLKEYMWSDDVLIEIAKMLRFYHDSVSDFSFDESWKSIDNTPLQFEVLCHNDFAIYNIVFNQERPIGIIDFDVAGPGPRLWDIAYTLYTCVPLSRCYLSETGEIIYYNSLQHANRIKRRVELFFESYGEGKEEDYLEMVLLRLEGLCKTIIRKGSEGDIAFQKMMDEGHLEHYQNDIKFIREHGKEWI; encoded by the coding sequence ATGTCAAACCATGAAAATGAAGTAATACTAACAGGAGGGAATGTCTCTAAAGTGTATCGTTCGGGAGATACTGTACGACGCGAATCAAAACCAGATAGTTACAAAATTCATAAGCTATTAAAGCATTTGGAGAACAAAGGTTTCAGTTATGCACCTAAATTTTTAGGTATCGATGAAAAAGGAAGAGAGATATTATCATTTATTGAAGGAGAAGCTGGTATTTATCCTTTAAAGGAATACATGTGGTCTGATGATGTCTTAATAGAAATAGCGAAAATGCTCAGGTTTTATCATGATTCTGTGAGTGATTTTTCATTTGATGAGAGCTGGAAATCGATAGATAATACCCCTCTACAGTTTGAAGTATTGTGCCATAATGATTTTGCAATATACAACATTGTTTTTAATCAAGAAAGACCAATAGGTATTATTGATTTTGATGTTGCTGGACCTGGTCCAAGACTTTGGGACATAGCATATACGCTTTATACTTGCGTCCCTTTAAGCAGATGTTATCTTTCCGAAACAGGTGAAATTATTTACTATAATTCATTACAGCATGCTAACCGTATAAAACGAAGAGTTGAATTGTTTTTTGAATCGTACGGTGAAGGAAAGGAAGAAGATTACTTGGAAATGGTTTTGCTACGATTAGAAGGGTTATGTAAAACAATCATAAGGAAAGGCAGTGAAGGTGACATCGCTTTTCAAAAGATGATGGATGAGGGGCATCTTGAACATTATCAAAACGATATTAAATTCATTCGAGAACATGGAAAAGAGTGGATTTAA
- a CDS encoding ABC transporter ATP-binding protein — protein sequence MKTVLSVQQLTKEIKGKLIVRDISFDVVEGEIIGLLGANGAGKTTTMKMIVGLSTISDGDVRIAGYSIKSQFSKALSNVGAVIEAPAFYPYLSGYENLRQYQRLHKNADKDWLLEVASLTGIEHALKQRVGTYSMGMKQRLGIAQALLRKPKLLVLDEPMNALDPAGVRETRNYLNRIAADLGVAIVISSHQLSEIEQMARRVVIIQNGRLVREQRIDDGLSDGNFCITLHIDNIELTSEVVVNLFGDDHHALDYMQTEKLSNGLHTMTVAIDEGQVPKLIRALCDAGVEVHRVLPTHTSLEDKFLEWTTARSEVS from the coding sequence TTGAAAACGGTACTATCGGTGCAACAACTAACGAAAGAAATCAAGGGCAAGTTGATTGTGCGAGACATATCGTTCGATGTGGTAGAGGGAGAGATTATTGGACTGCTTGGTGCGAACGGAGCGGGCAAGACAACCACGATGAAGATGATAGTTGGTCTAAGCACAATAAGTGACGGGGACGTGCGGATTGCAGGCTACAGTATTAAGAGTCAGTTTTCTAAAGCACTCTCCAATGTAGGGGCAGTGATTGAAGCACCTGCATTCTATCCTTATTTGAGTGGGTACGAAAATTTACGTCAATATCAGCGTTTGCACAAAAATGCGGATAAGGATTGGTTGCTGGAGGTAGCCAGTCTGACTGGGATAGAACATGCGCTTAAGCAGCGAGTAGGCACGTACTCCATGGGAATGAAACAACGCTTGGGAATCGCACAAGCACTACTGCGAAAACCAAAGTTGCTTGTGTTAGATGAGCCGATGAATGCACTTGATCCTGCTGGTGTCCGTGAAACCCGGAACTATTTAAATAGAATTGCGGCAGATTTGGGCGTAGCAATTGTGATCTCCAGTCATCAACTGTCTGAGATTGAGCAGATGGCACGCCGAGTGGTTATTATACAGAATGGCCGCTTAGTGAGAGAGCAGCGGATTGATGATGGGTTAAGTGATGGAAACTTCTGTATTACTCTTCACATTGATAATATTGAGCTTACAAGCGAGGTTGTGGTTAACTTGTTTGGGGATGATCATCATGCATTGGATTATATGCAGACAGAGAAATTATCTAACGGTTTGCATACTATGACAGTAGCTATTGATGAAGGTCAAGTTCCAAAGCTGATTCGAGCATTGTGTGATGCCGGGGTGGAAGTTCATCGGGTGTTGCCGACACATACGAGTCTAGAGGATAAGTTTTTAGAATGGACAACTGCGCGCAGTGAGGTGAGTTAA
- a CDS encoding ABC transporter permease: protein MLWNECLKIVNKRIFILSHIGFIVMTVLLSWSYISNLKADVTVAQMVAALLGLSGMLVILPWAIVLSPLIWTDEYHYGTLKQLFLHTSSRSRLYVAKIAAMILLIVTGVVSIFIVSLLLNLLMAPQNMQWGDMTDVIYSIGALVLQCCLYASLASLIGVWTRSAAIAVGGSLVLYFLQIIFGSSLLSTSWTHILFIHHDDLSVYWSTSQYKSELVGLPMSLAIDISYILFFFAIGLWLFVKERGAG, encoded by the coding sequence TTGTTATGGAATGAATGTTTGAAGATAGTGAATAAAAGAATTTTTATTCTTTCACACATTGGTTTTATTGTGATGACGGTACTGTTGTCTTGGTCGTACATCAGTAATCTCAAAGCTGATGTTACGGTGGCCCAAATGGTAGCTGCTTTGCTTGGCCTATCGGGAATGCTTGTTATTCTACCTTGGGCGATCGTTTTGTCACCTCTTATTTGGACGGATGAGTATCATTATGGTACTCTGAAACAACTATTCCTGCATACGTCCTCGCGCTCACGGTTGTATGTTGCCAAAATTGCTGCGATGATCTTGCTCATCGTTACGGGTGTTGTTAGTATATTCATTGTTTCTTTGTTATTGAATCTTCTGATGGCTCCACAAAACATGCAATGGGGCGATATGACGGATGTTATATACTCTATCGGAGCACTCGTATTGCAATGCTGCCTTTATGCAAGTCTAGCATCCTTGATTGGTGTGTGGACGAGATCAGCTGCTATCGCAGTAGGCGGGAGTTTAGTGCTATACTTTCTTCAAATAATTTTTGGAAGTAGTCTCTTATCTACATCATGGACTCACATTCTATTCATTCATCATGATGATTTAAGTGTCTATTGGAGCACATCACAATATAAATCGGAATTAGTTGGTTTACCTATGTCGTTAGCGATAGATATCTCCTATATTTTGTTTTTCTTTGCAATTGGATTATGGTTGTTCGTCAAAGAGAGAGGAGCAGGCTAA